From the Vibrio alginolyticus NBRC 15630 = ATCC 17749 genome, one window contains:
- a CDS encoding COG3650 family protein: protein MKALKNPVALATLLVLQACSSQSPQSGAADLTSPPATLDKPETIQPQTFMLRGKVIVGHESQYIMPCGSDKQYWLQLSPQQMQRAIQLNNEPYQTMYGEVIGHLNPPGIDGFSADFDANFVVEQVNFLTTENPNRCQQPNKPTRVFGNEPSWSASFEANGLTFQQIGKQTTKLAINSSQLQPRQRTYQLQGGELRLTENLCSDTMSDSLYGWKATLKHDGETYQGCGMAANVDATLGWANTYVATSTQSQGFEVQMTLNPDHSATTKYRYANGQAPLIERGYWQQLSPSQVQVVMTHHQQQRLMSERLFTREGNQLKATKEKVGNLVYPIADGGLVLYPATVRDEGIMQLAEKRTNNPIGSADVPSSAEFDSKVDAAVRNYFFIHQTTPNNNQYRWLTYDLNSDGNEELLVQLDWCGSGGCTLLIFEHHEKEWRFNSRITLVQSPIMLGQQTSHGWRDLIFNVSGGGAKAAQHVMQYTGVSYPLNPSMAPTATPNQVSGVRLFSDGISPVREGVRL, encoded by the coding sequence ATGAAGGCTTTGAAAAACCCAGTGGCGCTTGCCACCCTGCTGGTTCTGCAAGCATGTAGTTCACAGTCGCCACAATCTGGTGCCGCTGACCTAACCTCTCCACCAGCAACCTTAGATAAGCCTGAAACCATTCAACCTCAAACTTTTATGCTACGCGGAAAAGTGATCGTCGGTCACGAGAGCCAATACATCATGCCTTGTGGCAGCGACAAGCAATATTGGTTGCAACTATCACCACAGCAAATGCAACGAGCAATTCAGTTAAATAACGAGCCTTACCAGACTATGTATGGCGAGGTTATCGGCCACCTCAACCCACCGGGCATCGATGGGTTTTCTGCTGATTTCGATGCTAACTTTGTAGTGGAACAAGTGAACTTCCTCACAACGGAAAACCCAAACCGTTGTCAGCAACCAAACAAACCAACTCGCGTGTTTGGTAATGAGCCTTCTTGGTCGGCAAGCTTTGAGGCTAATGGACTAACATTCCAGCAAATCGGCAAACAAACCACAAAATTAGCGATTAACAGCAGTCAGCTTCAACCTCGCCAGCGCACTTATCAACTGCAAGGTGGTGAGCTTCGCTTAACAGAAAACCTCTGCTCAGACACAATGAGCGATTCTTTATATGGCTGGAAAGCAACACTAAAACATGATGGCGAGACGTATCAAGGTTGTGGTATGGCTGCAAACGTCGATGCAACGCTTGGCTGGGCTAATACCTATGTCGCGACCTCAACCCAATCACAAGGCTTTGAAGTACAAATGACCTTAAACCCAGACCACAGCGCCACAACAAAATACCGTTACGCCAATGGACAAGCACCATTAATCGAGCGTGGTTACTGGCAACAGTTAAGTCCGTCTCAGGTTCAAGTTGTCATGACGCATCATCAACAGCAAAGGCTAATGTCAGAGCGACTGTTTACTCGAGAAGGCAATCAGCTCAAAGCGACCAAAGAAAAAGTCGGTAACTTGGTATACCCAATCGCCGATGGTGGTTTAGTCCTTTATCCTGCCACCGTTCGTGATGAAGGCATCATGCAACTAGCCGAAAAACGCACCAACAACCCCATCGGTAGTGCTGACGTCCCTTCTAGTGCAGAGTTTGATTCAAAAGTAGATGCCGCGGTGCGCAACTACTTCTTTATCCATCAAACCACCCCCAACAACAACCAATACCGTTGGCTAACTTACGACCTCAACAGCGATGGTAACGAAGAGCTATTGGTACAGTTGGATTGGTGTGGTTCCGGAGGCTGTACATTGCTGATATTTGAACATCACGAAAAGGAATGGCGATTTAATAGCCGCATTACACTAGTGCAAAGCCCGATTATGCTCGGCCAACAAACCTCTCATGGTTGGCGAGATCTGATTTTTAATGTCAGCGGTGGCGGAGCTAAAGCGGCTCAACATGTTATGCAATACACTGGGGTTAGCTACCCACTCAACCCAAGCATGGCGCCAACGGCAACGCCAAACCAAGTCAGTGGTGTGCGTCTGTTCTCTGATGGGATAAGCCCGGTGCGAGAAGGAGTTCGTCTTTAA
- a CDS encoding tRNA-uridine aminocarboxypropyltransferase, whose protein sequence is MSQPCPTCGFQFNCMCSLMPKLTSEHNILLLMHPNELKRDTNTGQLLEQCQLNIERVIWDRKQPPAESLTLLADPSRYPVLLFPCEESITLEHVVLQSQQQTKTPLFIILDATWQEARKMINKSRWLEGIPTMGLSASADSQYQLRRNQQQGNLCTFEVAAHLLGQLGEQNNQQQMQRFFAHYLALFQAEKSGHALKR, encoded by the coding sequence ATGTCTCAACCGTGTCCAACCTGCGGTTTTCAATTCAATTGTATGTGCTCGCTGATGCCGAAACTTACCAGTGAGCACAACATCCTGCTGTTAATGCATCCGAATGAACTGAAGCGTGATACTAATACCGGCCAGCTACTAGAGCAGTGCCAACTCAACATTGAGCGAGTAATCTGGGATCGCAAACAGCCACCAGCAGAATCGCTCACTCTATTAGCTGATCCGTCGCGGTATCCGGTGTTGCTCTTCCCCTGTGAAGAAAGTATCACACTCGAACATGTGGTACTCCAAAGCCAGCAACAAACCAAAACTCCGCTGTTTATTATTTTAGATGCCACCTGGCAAGAGGCGCGCAAGATGATCAATAAGAGCCGTTGGTTAGAAGGTATCCCTACGATGGGATTGTCTGCGTCGGCGGACTCACAATATCAGCTGCGACGCAACCAACAACAAGGTAATTTGTGTACGTTTGAAGTCGCTGCACATTTGCTCGGGCAACTTGGAGAACAAAACAACCAACAACAAATGCAGCGCTTTTTTGCCCATTACCTCGCTCTGTTCCAAGCTGAAAAGAGTGGACACGCTCTTAAGCGTTAA
- a CDS encoding EAL domain-containing protein, translating into MRAFSKLVHDVSQLNDFLVTFPTSSDKQYLVQILSTQSREITTTLADAVLSSLPNAHVMGHSTRNVILEGEIFTSGCLVSVIEFEQTTLTSAVQTYSYSPDIDGGELKRSLLMQHNSQVILSFAVQIERRDYPLFQTFASEEVVISGGLAQSIDDGCWVLYQNRVYDNAVVAVALHSDTLKLWTDAYSEWNPIGMPHKVTHAKGTRLYCLGEKKALDVYKRYLADGHDVTLSQLLSFPLYRESLGRKEVCTVTELHADGSMSFDRPWCLGDEVQFCYNHPSLTLEQVRHGVVELAMHQPEVVMIFNCASRLDFIDSSDEVQAFKDIATTFGSYCMGELHGGIGQPEILHHSLTYLAMREGDEVQTLNLPKSPVSSSISPLFSLIRNAIGDLNHMNAHMGYQLDRQTRKLQESYRRDSRTGLQNRVALQERLSNIDLDEHLLTLKLLNFSHINEKYGYRVGDQLLKDLSMHFTNRLRKRFGMPTALQLYSIGVGEWAFIFKADQSSETIKQHFTRFADAVEQTNFEPIGLREIDYLSISLCGGLVSRRDFPSASVDELLLKGIEARRSGVRSNTHICNAKDIEVSEDVRKEQLGWLSCVSRAILKQNIITYSQPIVHAGSHKLASQECLVRILEADGTVIAPGRFLPIISDTHLYTRLSRHMIHSTLHYMRDKQGDFSINLSPQDLLSDKTLMLLEHEISQLNDPRRIGLEVLESEQIKDYGRMIEVCSHFRSLGARIIVDDFGSGYSNIDEILKLEPEVIKLDGSLIRDIDKDLKQRKIASQLVRLCQVFNAETVAEFVHNQEVCTIAQDMGVDYLQGYYLGEPTRLF; encoded by the coding sequence ATGCGAGCTTTTTCAAAACTGGTTCACGATGTCAGTCAACTGAATGACTTTTTAGTCACTTTTCCGACTTCCTCAGATAAACAATATTTAGTACAAATATTGTCGACGCAATCGCGCGAAATTACGACCACACTTGCAGACGCCGTTTTGTCGTCGCTGCCGAATGCTCATGTTATGGGGCATAGTACGCGTAATGTGATTCTGGAAGGGGAGATATTTACCTCTGGTTGCCTAGTGAGTGTGATTGAATTTGAGCAAACCACGCTGACTTCTGCGGTACAAACATACTCTTACTCCCCTGACATTGATGGCGGGGAGCTCAAGCGCTCTCTTCTAATGCAGCATAATTCACAGGTGATCCTCAGCTTTGCTGTGCAAATTGAACGACGTGACTATCCCTTGTTTCAAACCTTCGCCAGTGAAGAAGTAGTGATTTCTGGAGGGTTGGCGCAGAGTATTGACGATGGCTGCTGGGTGCTATATCAAAACCGAGTTTACGATAACGCTGTGGTTGCCGTAGCTTTGCACAGTGATACTTTGAAGCTATGGACTGATGCGTATTCGGAATGGAACCCGATTGGCATGCCACACAAAGTCACTCATGCAAAAGGAACGCGCTTGTATTGTTTAGGTGAGAAGAAAGCACTGGACGTATACAAGCGTTACTTGGCGGATGGCCATGACGTGACGCTGAGTCAACTGCTCAGCTTTCCTTTATATCGAGAAAGCTTAGGGCGAAAGGAAGTTTGTACGGTAACGGAGCTACACGCTGATGGCAGTATGAGCTTCGACAGGCCCTGGTGTCTTGGTGACGAAGTGCAATTTTGCTATAACCATCCCTCGTTAACGCTCGAGCAAGTGCGGCATGGTGTGGTTGAGTTAGCCATGCACCAACCTGAAGTCGTTATGATTTTTAACTGCGCGTCACGGTTAGACTTTATTGACAGCAGCGACGAAGTCCAAGCCTTCAAAGATATTGCGACGACGTTTGGTAGTTACTGTATGGGGGAACTGCATGGTGGTATTGGTCAGCCCGAAATTCTTCATCACAGCCTGACGTATTTAGCGATGCGAGAGGGAGACGAAGTGCAAACATTGAACTTGCCTAAGTCGCCCGTTAGCTCCTCTATTTCACCGTTGTTTAGCTTGATTCGAAATGCGATCGGCGATCTCAACCATATGAACGCGCATATGGGATATCAACTCGATCGCCAAACGCGCAAGTTACAAGAAAGCTATCGACGCGACAGTCGCACGGGGTTACAAAACCGGGTCGCATTGCAAGAGCGGTTGAGTAACATCGATTTGGATGAGCATTTGTTGACTCTAAAGCTACTTAACTTTAGTCATATTAACGAAAAATACGGCTACCGAGTGGGAGATCAATTACTCAAAGATCTCTCAATGCACTTTACGAATCGACTACGAAAGCGTTTTGGCATGCCAACGGCTTTGCAGCTTTATAGTATTGGGGTTGGTGAGTGGGCATTCATATTTAAAGCTGACCAAAGCAGCGAAACCATCAAACAGCACTTTACGCGTTTTGCTGACGCGGTAGAACAAACTAATTTTGAGCCAATTGGCCTACGTGAAATAGATTATCTTTCTATCTCGCTATGCGGCGGCTTAGTGAGTCGTCGAGACTTTCCATCCGCTTCAGTGGATGAGCTCTTACTCAAAGGCATCGAAGCGAGGCGCTCTGGTGTACGCAGTAATACCCATATCTGTAATGCGAAAGATATTGAAGTCAGTGAGGATGTGCGTAAAGAGCAACTTGGATGGCTAAGTTGCGTCAGTAGAGCCATTCTCAAACAGAATATCATCACTTATAGCCAACCTATTGTGCATGCGGGTAGCCACAAATTGGCAAGCCAAGAATGTTTGGTTCGTATTCTGGAAGCCGATGGAACGGTGATTGCGCCAGGGCGTTTTCTGCCAATTATCTCTGATACGCATCTTTACACTCGACTAAGTCGGCACATGATTCATTCTACGTTGCATTATATGCGAGATAAGCAAGGTGACTTTTCTATAAACTTATCGCCGCAAGATTTGCTCAGTGATAAAACTTTAATGCTTTTAGAGCATGAAATTAGCCAGCTAAATGACCCAAGGCGAATTGGTTTAGAAGTGCTGGAATCTGAGCAGATCAAAGACTACGGCCGAATGATAGAAGTGTGCAGTCATTTTAGAAGCTTAGGGGCGCGTATCATTGTTGATGACTTTGGGTCCGGTTATTCGAATATCGATGAAATCCTAAAGTTGGAGCCAGAAGTCATAAAGCTCGATGGCAGCTTGATTCGTGATATTGATAAAGACTTAAAACAGCGCAAGATCGCTTCCCAGTTGGTGCGTTTGTGCCAGGTGTTTAACGCGGAGACGGTGGCGGAGTTCGTCCACAATCAGGAGGTGTGTACCATTGCACAAGACATGGGGGTGGATTATTTGCAGGGTTACTATCTTGGCGAGCCGACTCGACTGTTTTAA
- the yigB gene encoding 5-amino-6-(5-phospho-D-ribitylamino)uracil phosphatase YigB, producing the protein MKFYRRIEPIKAMTFDLDDTLYDNYPVIVRMERELLSWLKHHHPAVAHMNKADWFALKQRVVQQQPELKSDVTLWRLVQLQQAFSQVGYDEDAAHAAAKAAVDVALDWRNRFEVPQQSLDVLEKLAQHIPLVVITNGNVDLDRIGLTPYFQQVLKAGPDGLAKPATDMFTKAKRFLDTPAENILHVGDHLTTDVHGAKLAGFAACWFNDMNKNVINHSKTRTLPDIEINSLQPLLTLF; encoded by the coding sequence ATGAAATTTTATCGCCGTATCGAGCCTATTAAGGCAATGACCTTTGACCTAGATGATACCCTCTATGACAACTATCCTGTGATCGTTCGCATGGAGCGTGAGTTGCTATCTTGGCTCAAGCACCATCATCCAGCGGTTGCTCATATGAACAAAGCGGATTGGTTTGCTCTCAAACAGCGAGTTGTGCAGCAACAACCCGAGCTGAAGAGCGATGTCACTTTATGGCGTTTAGTGCAACTTCAGCAAGCTTTCTCCCAAGTAGGCTACGACGAAGACGCAGCACATGCCGCCGCGAAAGCCGCAGTAGACGTTGCGTTGGACTGGCGTAACCGTTTTGAAGTGCCGCAGCAAAGCCTCGATGTACTGGAGAAACTCGCGCAGCACATCCCGTTGGTGGTAATCACCAACGGTAATGTGGATTTAGACCGCATCGGTCTTACGCCTTATTTCCAACAGGTACTTAAAGCAGGACCAGATGGATTGGCGAAACCCGCAACCGATATGTTTACTAAAGCGAAGCGATTCTTGGATACTCCTGCGGAGAATATTCTGCATGTTGGTGATCATCTAACCACGGATGTGCATGGTGCAAAGTTGGCTGGTTTTGCAGCCTGTTGGTTTAATGATATGAATAAAAATGTCATTAACCATTCAAAAACACGTACTTTACCTGATATTGAAATCAATAGTTTGCAGCCGTTACTCACACTTTTTTAA
- the xerC gene encoding tyrosine recombinase XerC — protein MTTTPNTPLPNSLQKPLERFYEFLRSEKGLSLHTQRNYKQQLETMAQHLAEMGLKDWSQVDAGWVRQLAGKGMREGMKASSLATRLSSLRSFFDFLILRGEMSANPAKGVSAPRKKRPLPKNLDVDEVSQLLEVNEDDPLAVRDRAMMELMYGAGLRLAELVGVDVRDVQLRSGELRVIGKGDKERKVPFSGMATEWVGKWLRVRGDLAAPGEPALFVSKLGTRISHRSVQKRMAEWGQKQSVASHISPHKLRHSFATHMLESSNNLRAVQELLGHENISTTQIYTHLDFQHLAQAYDQAHPRARKKNGE, from the coding sequence ATGACGACAACTCCCAACACTCCTCTGCCAAATAGTCTGCAAAAGCCTCTTGAGCGCTTCTATGAATTCTTACGAAGCGAAAAGGGGCTTAGCCTACATACTCAGCGCAATTACAAACAGCAGCTAGAAACAATGGCGCAGCACTTAGCTGAAATGGGACTCAAAGATTGGTCTCAAGTGGATGCTGGTTGGGTGCGCCAATTAGCAGGTAAGGGCATGCGAGAAGGCATGAAAGCCAGCAGTTTGGCAACGCGACTCTCATCGCTGCGTAGCTTTTTCGATTTCCTTATTCTGCGTGGCGAGATGTCGGCTAACCCAGCCAAAGGGGTTTCAGCACCTCGCAAAAAACGCCCGTTGCCCAAAAACCTCGATGTTGACGAAGTGAGCCAATTACTTGAAGTCAACGAGGACGACCCGTTGGCTGTGCGCGATCGTGCCATGATGGAGCTGATGTACGGCGCCGGTTTACGTTTGGCTGAGTTGGTGGGTGTGGATGTACGTGATGTACAACTGCGTAGTGGTGAGCTTCGTGTTATTGGTAAAGGCGATAAAGAACGTAAAGTGCCGTTCTCTGGGATGGCAACCGAGTGGGTCGGGAAGTGGTTACGCGTTCGTGGTGATTTAGCCGCTCCAGGTGAGCCCGCCTTGTTTGTATCTAAGCTCGGAACGCGTATTTCGCATCGTAGCGTGCAAAAGCGCATGGCTGAATGGGGGCAGAAACAGTCTGTCGCAAGCCATATTAGTCCGCATAAATTGCGTCACTCATTTGCGACACATATGCTCGAATCAAGCAATAACTTACGTGCGGTGCAGGAGCTTTTAGGGCACGAGAACATTTCGACGACCCAAATCTACACGCACTTGGATTTCCAACATTTGGCGCAAGCCTACGACCAAGCCCACCCACGCGCACGCAAAAAGAACGGGGAGTGA
- a CDS encoding DUF484 family protein, whose translation MLVEEKGNGLSQVEADALTAEVVAEYLKDHPDFFVQRPELVDRLSFPHSDLGAVSLVHIQMNRQRQRIEELEEEITTLMSLAANNDRTFYEFMDLQGQILKCGDFKQVIHSIEAKAKALGLRAFVRLFSQCDASIQLSKESYQRFATTHLNGKDAYLGRLRKVDREALFGNMEVPEMGSYVVLPLVKQQTLGVLAFSSEDGGHFQPDMDTLFLRHLSLVVAHLAQTLVWQSYDDDNSQHSSAK comes from the coding sequence TTGCTAGTTGAAGAAAAAGGAAACGGTTTGTCTCAAGTAGAAGCAGATGCCTTAACGGCTGAAGTAGTGGCCGAGTACCTCAAAGATCATCCAGACTTTTTTGTGCAACGTCCGGAGCTTGTGGATCGCTTATCTTTCCCACACTCAGACTTAGGCGCGGTATCTTTGGTGCACATCCAAATGAATCGCCAACGTCAGCGCATTGAAGAGTTAGAGGAAGAGATCACTACACTAATGTCGCTTGCGGCGAACAATGATCGGACCTTTTACGAATTTATGGATTTGCAGGGGCAGATTCTAAAGTGTGGTGACTTTAAACAAGTCATTCATTCTATCGAAGCGAAAGCCAAGGCGCTGGGCTTACGTGCGTTTGTTCGATTGTTTAGTCAATGCGACGCATCGATTCAATTGAGTAAGGAAAGTTATCAACGCTTTGCGACCACTCACTTAAATGGCAAAGATGCGTACTTAGGACGTCTTCGCAAAGTAGATCGTGAAGCTTTGTTTGGCAACATGGAAGTGCCGGAAATGGGGTCCTATGTGGTACTGCCGCTCGTGAAACAGCAAACACTGGGCGTGCTTGCTTTTTCTAGTGAAGATGGCGGCCATTTTCAGCCAGATATGGATACCTTGTTTTTGCGTCACCTATCATTAGTAGTGGCACATCTCGCTCAAACACTGGTATGGCAAAGTTACGATGACGACAACTCCCAACACTCCTCTGCCAAATAG
- the dapF gene encoding diaminopimelate epimerase produces MHFHFSKMHGLGNDFMVVDCITQNVFFSQDLIRRLADRHTGVGFDQLLVVEAPYDPETDFHYRIFNADGSEVEQCGNGARCFARFVRLKGLTNKYSISVSTKKGKMILNIEDDGEVTVNMGVPEFEPNKIPFKAKQKEKTYIMRAGDNTLFCGAVSMGNPHVVTVVDDVDTAEVETLGPLLESHERFPERVNAGFMQVMSRDHIRLRVYERGAGETQACGSGACAAVAVGILQGLLDENVKVSLPGGELRIAWQGPGKPLFMTGPTTHVFDGQLSC; encoded by the coding sequence ATGCATTTCCACTTTTCCAAAATGCACGGTTTGGGCAACGACTTCATGGTCGTCGACTGTATTACCCAGAACGTGTTTTTCTCGCAAGACCTGATCCGCCGCTTGGCGGATCGTCATACTGGCGTTGGTTTTGACCAATTGCTTGTGGTAGAGGCCCCTTACGACCCTGAAACCGACTTCCATTATCGGATTTTTAATGCCGATGGTAGTGAAGTTGAACAGTGTGGTAACGGTGCACGCTGTTTTGCCCGCTTTGTTCGCTTGAAGGGGCTGACCAATAAATACAGCATCAGCGTGAGCACCAAGAAAGGAAAGATGATTCTCAACATCGAAGATGATGGGGAAGTGACGGTCAACATGGGCGTGCCAGAGTTTGAACCGAACAAAATTCCTTTCAAAGCGAAGCAAAAAGAGAAAACTTACATCATGCGAGCAGGCGACAATACCTTGTTTTGTGGTGCTGTGAGCATGGGTAACCCGCACGTAGTGACCGTGGTCGACGATGTGGATACGGCAGAAGTGGAAACTCTCGGTCCGCTGCTTGAGTCGCATGAGCGTTTCCCAGAGCGCGTCAACGCTGGCTTTATGCAGGTGATGAGTCGTGACCATATTCGTCTTCGAGTTTACGAGCGAGGCGCAGGAGAGACACAAGCTTGTGGTAGTGGTGCATGCGCGGCAGTCGCGGTTGGGATTCTGCAGGGCTTGTTGGATGAAAACGTTAAGGTTTCTCTACCTGGTGGTGAATTGCGAATTGCATGGCAAGGTCCTGGCAAGCCGTTGTTTATGACCGGACCTACAACGCATGTATTTGATGGTCAATTATCTTGCTAG
- the lysA gene encoding diaminopimelate decarboxylase gives MDYFNYQDDGQLWAEDVPLQALAEQYGTPLYVYSRATLERHWKAFDSAVGQHPHLVCYAVKANSNLGVLNTLARLGSGFDIVSGGELERVIAAGGDPKKVVFSGVGKTPAEMKRALELGIKCFNVESEPELERLNKVAGELGVIAPISLRINPDVDAKTHPYISTGLRDNKFGIAFDRAPDVYKFAQSLPNLNVQGIDCHIGSQLTNIDPFIDATDRLLALIDDLKAQGINIRHLDVGGGLGVVYRDELPPQPSDYAKALLGRLENHQDLELIFEPGRAIAANAGILLTRVEFLKHTEHKNFAIIDAAMNDLMRPALYQAWQDIVPVSPRKGEAQTYDLVGPICETGDFLGKDRALVLQEGDLLAVRSAGAYGFVMSSNYNTRTRAAEVMVDGKQSHLVRQREELTSLWQLEQILPE, from the coding sequence TTGGATTACTTCAACTATCAGGATGATGGCCAGCTTTGGGCCGAAGACGTCCCACTTCAAGCTCTTGCAGAGCAATATGGCACTCCTCTTTATGTATATTCTCGAGCCACGCTAGAGCGCCATTGGAAGGCGTTTGATAGTGCTGTGGGTCAGCATCCTCACCTGGTTTGCTACGCGGTGAAAGCCAACTCAAACTTAGGCGTATTGAACACGCTAGCGCGTTTGGGATCGGGTTTTGACATCGTGTCGGGTGGTGAACTTGAGCGTGTGATTGCCGCAGGCGGTGATCCGAAAAAAGTCGTTTTCTCTGGTGTTGGTAAAACACCGGCAGAGATGAAGCGCGCTCTTGAGCTAGGTATCAAATGTTTCAACGTTGAATCTGAGCCAGAGCTAGAACGTTTGAACAAGGTTGCGGGTGAGCTTGGTGTGATTGCGCCAATTTCTCTGCGTATCAATCCAGATGTCGACGCGAAAACACACCCTTACATTTCGACTGGTCTTCGCGACAATAAATTCGGCATTGCGTTTGATCGTGCGCCAGATGTTTATAAATTCGCGCAAAGCCTGCCGAACTTGAATGTGCAAGGTATCGACTGCCACATTGGTTCTCAGCTGACCAATATAGACCCATTTATCGACGCGACAGACCGTTTATTAGCCCTGATTGATGATTTAAAAGCGCAAGGCATTAACATTCGTCACCTTGACGTCGGCGGTGGTTTGGGTGTGGTCTATCGTGATGAATTACCACCTCAGCCTTCTGATTACGCCAAAGCGTTACTAGGCCGTCTTGAAAATCACCAAGACTTGGAGCTGATCTTTGAGCCAGGCCGTGCAATTGCTGCGAACGCAGGTATATTGCTAACGCGTGTTGAGTTTTTAAAACATACTGAGCATAAAAACTTTGCGATTATCGACGCTGCAATGAACGACTTGATGCGTCCTGCGCTATACCAAGCATGGCAAGATATTGTGCCAGTTTCACCGCGAAAGGGTGAAGCTCAGACTTACGACTTGGTTGGTCCTATTTGTGAAACCGGCGACTTCTTGGGTAAAGATCGCGCACTCGTTTTGCAAGAAGGTGATCTACTCGCGGTTCGTTCAGCAGGTGCCTATGGTTTTGTGATGTCTTCGAACTACAATACTCGTACCCGAGCAGCAGAAGTGATGGTGGACGGTAAACAAAGCCACTTAGTTCGCCAGCGTGAGGAGCTGACCAGTTTGTGGCAGCTGGAACAGATTCTACCGGAGTAA
- the lptM gene encoding LPS translocon maturation chaperone LptM: protein MKKLVTVLFVMVAATLAGCGQSGSLYIPDDTQQNEQSQ, encoded by the coding sequence ATGAAAAAATTAGTTACTGTGTTGTTTGTGATGGTTGCCGCGACCTTAGCGGGGTGTGGTCAGTCTGGCTCACTATACATTCCAGATGACACTCAACAGAATGAGCAATCACAATAA
- the cyaY gene encoding iron donor protein CyaY, translated as MNDTEFHQLVDAQMQIIEESIDDSGADIDYEVTGNVMTLEFEDRSQIIINRQEPMHEIWLASKSGGFHFKLIEGKWTCSKTGMELFEMVKKECEKHAGEAIDWA; from the coding sequence ATGAACGATACTGAATTTCATCAACTGGTGGATGCGCAGATGCAAATCATCGAAGAATCCATCGATGATTCAGGCGCAGACATTGATTACGAAGTCACTGGCAACGTAATGACATTGGAATTTGAAGACCGCAGCCAAATCATCATTAATCGCCAAGAGCCGATGCATGAGATCTGGCTAGCGTCCAAATCTGGTGGTTTCCACTTCAAGCTTATTGAAGGTAAATGGACCTGCTCAAAAACGGGTATGGAGCTATTTGAAATGGTGAAGAAAGAGTGTGAAAAGCACGCAGGCGAAGCCATTGATTGGGCATAA